DNA sequence from the Candidatus Limnocylindrales bacterium genome:
CCTCCTCGATGGCCGCGAGTGCGGCGGCGCGCCGCTCGCGCGGCCGCGTGCCGCGATACATGAGCGGCAGCTCCACGTTTTCGACGGCTGTGGTCCGCGGCAGCAGGTTGAAGCCCTGGAAGACGAAGCCGAGCCAGAAGCGTCGCAGCAGCGCCCGCTGGCGCCGCGACAGCGTGGTGACCTCCACGTCCCGAAAGCGATAGCTGCCGCCGCTCGGCGTATCCAGGCAACCGACGATGTTCATGCACGTGGACTTGCCCGAGCCGCTCGGCCCCATCACCGCCACGAACTCCCCGCGGTCGATGTCGAGGTCGATGCCGCGCAGCGCATGCATTGCGGCCTGCCCGCTGCCGTAGATCTTGCGTACGCCGCGAAGCCGGATCAGCGGCGCATTGCCGTTGAAGCCTGCCGTGCTCACTGCGTGTTCGGTGGAGTGGCGTCCACGATCAGATCCTCGCCCTCGCGCAGCTCGCCTTCGACCACTTCGGTCATGCGTCCGTCGGTCAGTCCGGTGGTGATGGTGACGGCGACGGGCTCGCCATCCTCGAGGCGATAGACCGTTCGCGTGCGTCCCTTGGGCTCCTCGCTGCGCTGCGGCCCGCCGCGCCGGCGGCTGAACGGAACGATCTTCTGCAACAGGCTGCGGTCGTCCTCGCGCGTCCTGGGCGGAACGAAGCGGAGCGCGGCGTTGGGGGCGAGCGTCGCCTGCTCGAGCGTGGCCACGACGATCTCGGCGGTGGCGGTCATGCCCGGACGCAGCGCCAGGTCCTCGTTGCGCACCTCGAGCACGGCCTTGTAGCTGACCACGTTGTTGACGGTCTCGGATGCATAGCGAAGCTGCGTGATGCGCGCCGGGAAGCGCCGATCCGGATACGCGTCGACCGTGAACGTGGCGTCCTGTCCTTCGCGCACCTGCCCGACGTCAGCCTCGTCGACGTCCACCTCGAGCTCCATCTGCTCGAGGCTTTCGGCCAGCGTGAACAGCTTGGGCGCCTGAAACGAGGCGGCGATCGTCTGGCCCGGCTCGACCTCGCGGCTGAGCACCACGCCGTCGATGGGCGAGCGGATCTCGGCCTTGGCCAGGTTGGTGCGGTCGAAGTCGACCTTGGCCTGCGCAAGCTCGATCTGCGCCTGCGCGTTGGCGACCGCCGCGCGGCCGCGTGCAACGGCGGCTTCGGCATTGTCCATCTCCTGCCTGGACGGAACGCGTCCGCCGCTGGCCTTTCGCACCGCAACCAGACGCGACAGCGCGGCTTCGGCCTCGGCAAGCGTGGCCTTCTTTTCCTGCAGGCCCGCCTTGGCCACGTCGAGCTCCGCCTGCGACTGCAGCGCCTCGGCCTGCAGCTTGGAGAGATCCAGCCGCGCCAGCACCTGGCCTTTCGTGATGCGATCGTTATAGTCGACGTGGACGGTGTCGATGACGCCCGAAAGCTCGCTGCCGATCTCGACCTGATTGGTGGGCTGCAGCGCACCGGTGGCGCTGACGGTGACGACCAGCGGCCCGCGCGCAACCGCCTCGGTGCGATACTGCACGCGCTGCGAATCATCGTCGGGGCCCATCGCCCACCACAGCATGGCAGCAATGGCGGCCGCGCCGCCGATCAGCGCGAGACGCCGCCGGCGCGCCGCGACCAGCGCGTCCTCCGCCGCCAGCAGTTCCTCGACGTCGCTGCCGCGCGGCTGTTCCTGCGGGGAAGCCATTTCGTCGATTCAATCGCAGCCGTACGGAAACAGAAAGCCGCTTCCTCCCGCTATGGCAGACGTGGAGGTGCTGCCTGCATCCGAGGCCGCATCGCCATCGGCAGGAAGAAACGTGAAGAGCCGCGCTGTCTGGATTCGCGGCAGCCGCCGTAGTACTTGCCGGCATGGCAAGCTCGATGCGCGCTGTCGCCGCTGCGGTGCTGCTGCTCCTGGCGGGCTGCGGCGAACAGCCGCCTCTGGTCCAGAGACCGGCCGGAGACGCAGCCTCTCTGGTCATCCGCAACGTGCGCGTGTTCGATGCGCCGCGCGCGCGCCTGGCCGATGGCACCGCCGACGTTCTGATCCGCGACGGCAGGATCGCGGCGGTCGGTGTCTGCGGGCTCGATTGCGGCGGCGTCCCCGAGCTGGCCGGCAATGGCGGCACATTGCTTCCCGGCTTCGTGGACACGCACACGCACACCGGCTCCTCCTCGAATCCGCCCGGGGCCACCGGCTCGCTTCCCGATCTCGACCAGACGCTTGCGGCATTTCTCTATGCCGGCGTGACGACGGTGCTGGACCTCGGCAATCTTTCCCCGGCCGTGTTCGAGCTGCGCGCGGAGATCGCGGATGGGCAAAGGCTCGGTCCGCGTGTGTTCGCCGCCGGCCCGGTCTTCACCGCCCATGGCGGGCATCCGGCCGAGGTGCTGCGCGAGTGGCTGCCCTGGTATCTGAAGTGGTACGTGCTGCCGCGTGCCACGCGCGAAATCGCGACGCCTCAGGACGCGCGCGAGGCGGTGGCCGAGCTGGTCGAGCATCGGCCCGACATGCTCAAGATCACCGTCGACGCAGGCGCGCGCGGCGACGTCCCGAATCTGACGGCCGAGGCCCTGGCCGCGATCATCGCTGCCGGGCATGACGCCGGCATCCGCTCCATCGTCCACATCGGCGATTCCGCCGAAACGCTGATGGCGGTGCGCGCCGGCGCCG
Encoded proteins:
- a CDS encoding ABC transporter ATP-binding protein; the encoded protein is MSTAGFNGNAPLIRLRGVRKIYGSGQAAMHALRGIDLDIDRGEFVAVMGPSGSGKSTCMNIVGCLDTPSGGSYRFRDVEVTTLSRRQRALLRRFWLGFVFQGFNLLPRTTAVENVELPLMYRGTRPRERRAAALAAIEEVGLRGWETHTPAELSGGQQQRVAIARAIVTRPSLLLADEPTGNLDSARSIEIMELLQRFNRDAGITIVMVTHEQDMARYARRIVHFSDGLVSSDRENR
- a CDS encoding efflux RND transporter periplasmic adaptor subunit, coding for MASPQEQPRGSDVEELLAAEDALVAARRRRLALIGGAAAIAAMLWWAMGPDDDSQRVQYRTEAVARGPLVVTVSATGALQPTNQVEIGSELSGVIDTVHVDYNDRITKGQVLARLDLSKLQAEALQSQAELDVAKAGLQEKKATLAEAEAALSRLVAVRKASGGRVPSRQEMDNAEAAVARGRAAVANAQAQIELAQAKVDFDRTNLAKAEIRSPIDGVVLSREVEPGQTIAASFQAPKLFTLAESLEQMELEVDVDEADVGQVREGQDATFTVDAYPDRRFPARITQLRYASETVNNVVSYKAVLEVRNEDLALRPGMTATAEIVVATLEQATLAPNAALRFVPPRTREDDRSLLQKIVPFSRRRGGPQRSEEPKGRTRTVYRLEDGEPVAVTITTGLTDGRMTEVVEGELREGEDLIVDATPPNTQ
- a CDS encoding amidohydrolase family protein, whose product is MRAVAAAVLLLLAGCGEQPPLVQRPAGDAASLVIRNVRVFDAPRARLADGTADVLIRDGRIAAVGVCGLDCGGVPELAGNGGTLLPGFVDTHTHTGSSSNPPGATGSLPDLDQTLAAFLYAGVTTVLDLGNLSPAVFELRAEIADGQRLGPRVFAAGPVFTAHGGHPAEVLREWLPWYLKWYVLPRATREIATPQDAREAVAELVEHRPDMLKITVDAGARGDVPNLTAEALAAIIAAGHDAGIRSIVHIGDSAETLMAVRAGADALAHSPWRDELTEEAVAALAEKPTPVVATIAGWDLGGRPRQTLEDFLPIEREVAPPELVDRLLKTPPAQDEMTRSFMQAASASWDARRRNVGKLMAAGVPVLAGSDAANPGNIAGAGLHLELIKLVEAGLLPGQALRAATYDGARFLARRDADFGEIAIGKRADLVLIDGDPTARIEDTARIAHVILGGVPLTRTPHR